The following proteins are co-located in the Desulfoscipio sp. XC116 genome:
- the atoS gene encoding two-component system sensor histidine kinase AtoS, which produces MTEKNVYFGNRILIFVSLLLVLTVLLTVYLMSIISNSELSLLEHQKARLNQAAYLFDQNLDGSLYDYLDGRHAESKSKQEQMLVMGEYLNEAIGKVHREYPEVHIGLYYKDLDIFFDGTQRFGENYSLRRKKAFDVVLENKNALTQSLGEEEGGVVEVYKPFTRNGRVEGVIRSAEYLGETSYYSKRKEIEYTVYSIISFVIITGISGAVLLFRQLVSQVENIKNGVKLLESDLNQTLPTAPGELGEIVDAINGFAHKISDLNLYNETMLATIDDAILVVDVHGRVMIANKMAVKLMGLPEDCRDMDYLELLPTGSPFAELIGRTMEDKNNFKDLHISWANNGNHNTLELLISTSLLKSIRGSMLGVVLLCRDITERLRLREKAHRQERLASLGKLVTGVAHEIRNPLTSISMYIQHWQNRHEPNQRALATMQREVSRLDAIVDQLLYFAKPGEAKFVQKDINVLVEDVLGFFNEIHQGKFSLIRNLKDGIPQVWIDPEQIERVLANILFNALQSMPESGTITVSTGYYGDAEEVFVSIKDTGRGIPREHLGHLFDPFFSTRPKGTGLGLAIVHEIIQVHGGHIEVESEVGKGTELIFYLKTKEVA; this is translated from the coding sequence ATGACCGAGAAAAATGTGTATTTCGGCAATCGTATTTTAATATTTGTATCGCTGCTGCTCGTTCTCACTGTGCTACTGACGGTATACCTGATGAGTATTATCAGCAACAGTGAGCTTTCTCTTCTGGAACACCAGAAGGCACGTCTTAACCAGGCTGCTTACCTGTTTGACCAAAACCTGGACGGCAGTCTGTATGATTACCTGGACGGTCGTCATGCGGAAAGTAAAAGCAAACAAGAGCAGATGCTGGTTATGGGAGAGTATCTGAATGAAGCGATCGGCAAGGTGCACCGCGAGTACCCTGAAGTGCATATCGGTCTTTATTATAAGGACTTGGATATTTTTTTTGACGGTACCCAGCGTTTTGGGGAAAACTATTCCCTGCGGCGGAAAAAAGCATTTGATGTCGTTTTAGAAAATAAAAACGCTTTAACCCAAAGCCTGGGTGAAGAAGAGGGCGGCGTGGTGGAGGTTTATAAACCTTTTACCAGGAACGGGCGTGTTGAAGGGGTGATCAGATCAGCCGAATACCTGGGAGAAACCAGTTATTACAGCAAGCGCAAGGAAATTGAATATACCGTTTACTCAATAATTTCTTTTGTAATTATTACCGGCATTTCCGGAGCCGTGTTGCTTTTCCGGCAATTGGTGAGCCAGGTGGAAAATATTAAAAACGGGGTTAAATTACTGGAGAGTGACTTGAATCAAACCCTGCCGACAGCGCCCGGCGAGCTTGGTGAAATAGTGGATGCCATTAACGGCTTTGCCCATAAAATATCTGATTTAAATTTATACAATGAAACCATGCTGGCCACCATCGACGATGCCATTTTGGTGGTTGACGTACATGGCCGGGTGATGATTGCCAACAAAATGGCGGTCAAGTTAATGGGATTGCCCGAAGACTGCCGGGATATGGATTATCTTGAATTACTCCCCACCGGGTCCCCATTTGCGGAATTGATTGGCAGAACTATGGAGGATAAAAATAATTTTAAAGATCTGCATATCTCCTGGGCCAATAACGGTAATCATAATACGTTGGAATTATTGATCAGCACTTCACTGTTAAAAAGCATCCGGGGGAGTATGTTGGGAGTCGTACTGCTGTGCCGCGATATCACCGAGCGGCTCAGACTCAGGGAAAAAGCTCATCGCCAGGAACGCCTGGCGTCACTTGGTAAACTGGTTACCGGCGTGGCCCATGAAATCAGAAATCCGCTGACTTCCATCAGCATGTATATTCAGCACTGGCAAAACCGGCATGAGCCCAATCAGCGGGCCCTGGCCACTATGCAGCGGGAAGTGTCCAGGCTGGATGCTATTGTAGATCAATTGCTTTATTTTGCCAAGCCTGGTGAGGCCAAGTTTGTACAAAAGGATATTAATGTACTTGTTGAAGATGTGTTGGGTTTTTTTAATGAAATACACCAGGGTAAATTCAGTTTGATTAGGAACCTTAAGGACGGTATTCCACAGGTGTGGATAGATCCCGAGCAAATTGAGCGGGTATTGGCCAATATTCTATTCAATGCCCTGCAGTCAATGCCTGAGTCCGGTACTATAACAGTGTCTACCGGGTATTATGGGGATGCCGAGGAAGTTTTTGTGTCCATAAAAGATACCGGGCGGGGTATTCCTCGTGAACATTTGGGACACTTGTTCGACCCGTTTTTCTCCACCCGTCCCAAGGGCACGGGATTGGGGCTGGCCATTGTCCATGAAATTATCCAGGTGCACGGCGGTCATATTGAAGTGGAAAGTGAGGTTGGGAAAGGGACTGAGTTGATATTTTATTTAAAGACCAAGGAGGTAGCCTAA
- a CDS encoding sigma-54 dependent transcriptional regulator, with protein sequence MSKLVLVVDDERSVQEALRDILEDSGYRVECASNGLEGLELIDRLDPDAVLLDIKMPEMNGIRALEIINQRGRNVPVIIMTAYGSTETTIEAMKLGAFDYLMKPLKVNEVLDALGKAVEVREMIRRFRHNQSDCQGDINENMMIGLSPAMQSIYKTIGRVANSNATVLIRGESGTGKELVARAIHFNSVRKDRNFVKINCASIPENLLESELFGHEKGAFTGAVAAKQGKFEIAHKGTIFLDEIGEMSAGTQAKILRVLQEREFERVGGTETIQVDVRIVAATNKDLERSIEEGTFREDLYYRINVVDIMLPPLRERKQDIPALVEHIIKNTSLEHGKTITGFSREAIDLLEAYDWPGNIRELKNICERAVLMSSGPLLTVEDLPLGLRKSSRRIDWLGELQGDSLKEIVAEVEREVILKALEDNNWNRSATAQALKMNRSSLYAKMKELGIID encoded by the coding sequence TTGTCAAAATTAGTTCTGGTTGTTGATGATGAGCGGAGTGTGCAGGAAGCTCTGCGCGATATACTGGAGGACAGCGGCTACCGGGTGGAATGCGCTTCCAATGGGCTTGAAGGCTTGGAATTGATTGATCGCCTGGATCCGGACGCGGTACTGCTGGATATTAAAATGCCGGAAATGAACGGCATCCGGGCACTGGAAATTATCAATCAGCGGGGCCGGAACGTGCCGGTGATTATCATGACTGCCTACGGTTCCACGGAAACCACCATTGAGGCCATGAAGCTGGGCGCCTTTGACTATCTCATGAAACCGCTTAAAGTTAATGAGGTATTGGATGCTCTCGGAAAAGCGGTGGAAGTGAGGGAAATGATTCGCCGTTTCAGGCATAACCAAAGTGACTGCCAAGGCGATATAAATGAAAACATGATGATCGGTCTGTCACCGGCCATGCAAAGTATTTATAAGACCATCGGGCGGGTGGCCAACAGTAATGCGACGGTATTAATCAGAGGAGAAAGCGGTACGGGGAAGGAACTGGTGGCCAGAGCCATTCATTTTAACAGCGTGCGCAAAGACAGAAATTTTGTAAAAATCAACTGTGCGTCCATTCCCGAAAACTTACTGGAGAGTGAATTGTTCGGACATGAAAAGGGTGCTTTTACCGGAGCAGTGGCGGCAAAACAGGGCAAGTTTGAAATAGCTCATAAGGGCACCATATTTTTGGATGAAATCGGTGAAATGTCCGCGGGCACTCAGGCTAAAATACTGCGCGTGCTTCAGGAAAGGGAATTTGAACGTGTTGGCGGCACCGAAACCATTCAGGTGGACGTAAGGATTGTGGCTGCAACCAATAAAGACCTGGAAAGGTCCATAGAGGAAGGTACATTCAGGGAAGACCTATATTACCGGATTAATGTGGTGGATATTATGCTGCCCCCTCTCAGGGAACGTAAACAGGACATCCCTGCCCTGGTGGAACATATCATAAAAAATACCAGCCTGGAACACGGCAAGACGATAACCGGTTTTTCCCGGGAGGCTATAGACCTGCTTGAAGCTTATGATTGGCCGGGCAATATCAGAGAGCTAAAAAATATTTGTGAGCGGGCGGTGCTAATGTCCAGCGGACCGCTGCTTACGGTGGAGGATTTGCCGTTAGGCCTCAGGAAAAGCAGCCGGCGCATCGACTGGCTGGGTGAACTGCAGGGTGATTCCCTGAAGGAAATTGTGGCCGAGGTGGAGCGGGAAGTTATTCTAAAGGCGTTGGAAGATAATAATTGGAATCGCTCGGCCACTGCCCAGGCGTTAAAAATGAACCGGAGTTCTCTCTACGCTAAGATGAAAGAATTGGGGATAATTGATTAA
- a CDS encoding undecaprenyl-diphosphate phosphatase — MNIWVLFVAFILGVVEGLTEFAPVSSTGHMIIVDDILLHSKELFSASTANTFKVVIQLGSILAVVVVFKDRFIDLLGLKRYVLVDQRTKRLSLKHVVVGLIPAAVLGFLFEDYIDKYLFSVQTVIIGLVVGALLMLIADWYRPKAPKVETVDQMTYKQAIGMGLFQCIGLWPGFSRSGSTISGGVLLGMSHRAAADFTFIMAVPVMLGASGLSLIKNWQYFTIDALPFFIVGFISAFLFALLSIRFFLQLINRIKLVPFAFYRIVLAILIYVIYL, encoded by the coding sequence ATGAATATATGGGTTTTATTTGTCGCATTTATTTTAGGTGTTGTAGAAGGTTTAACGGAGTTTGCCCCAGTTTCGTCCACCGGTCACATGATTATTGTGGATGATATTTTACTCCATTCAAAGGAATTATTTTCGGCATCAACCGCCAATACATTTAAAGTGGTTATCCAGCTGGGCTCTATTTTAGCTGTAGTTGTTGTTTTTAAAGATAGATTTATAGACTTGCTAGGTTTAAAAAGGTATGTTCTTGTTGATCAACGCACTAAAAGGTTAAGTTTAAAACATGTTGTTGTGGGTTTAATTCCTGCCGCCGTGCTGGGGTTCTTGTTTGAGGATTATATCGATAAATATTTATTTTCTGTTCAAACAGTTATTATCGGTCTTGTAGTGGGAGCATTGCTCATGCTTATAGCCGATTGGTATCGCCCGAAGGCGCCCAAGGTGGAAACGGTAGATCAAATGACCTATAAGCAAGCCATCGGTATGGGATTGTTTCAGTGTATAGGATTATGGCCGGGTTTTTCCCGTTCCGGATCTACCATTTCGGGTGGTGTCTTGCTTGGTATGAGTCACCGTGCGGCGGCTGATTTTACTTTTATCATGGCTGTACCGGTGATGCTGGGGGCAAGTGGATTATCTCTCATTAAGAACTGGCAGTATTTTACCATAGATGCTCTTCCGTTTTTTATTGTAGGTTTTATTAGCGCTTTTTTATTTGCACTGCTTTCTATAAGATTCTTTCTGCAATTAATCAATCGCATTAAATTAGTTCCATTTGCTTTTTATCGTATAGTGCTTGCAATTTTAATTTACGTTATTTATCTGTAA
- a CDS encoding NFACT RNA binding domain-containing protein produces the protein MPFDGLFLYNVCHELNDNLRQGRIEKIYQPAREEIVLIISKPGGKYRLIINANAQNARLHLTGKSAPNPTAPPMFCMLLRKHLEGGKISGFLQSGLDRVLNIQVDCRDELGRPAVKSLICEIMGRHSNIILVSRPDNTILDGIRRYGHAVSRHREVLPGQPYIPPPEPQKVNPLMVSEEDFREAVMNGQLEDNLAVALQKSLDGLSIPTCREIIKLAGLEPNILLNYCGEHELRTLWQTWQPLASDARKQKLQSVLVCNCDGEPVDFFPLPVVKNEKFTYTKARANDTVDAFFSHKIIREIINKQRSQLLSIINKEAKRIQKKLALQRKSVAEAGESDRLRLYGELLTANIYRLERGMQGIELENYHDPEAKTVVIPLDKSLSASENVQSYFKKYNKANKTKKAAGQMARLSEEELQYLDSVKAALEIAENMDDLNEIRQELTKQGYIKKTAVQPGKKREKDTPQKIKPLQYVSGDGFIVLVGKNNRQNDTLTLKTAEDSDIWLHTSKIPGSHVIIRTKGREVPEKTLLEAATLAAYFSRARESTNVPVDYTLRKHVKKPNGAKPGYVIYEKQKTVFVNPQPNAMQQAERE, from the coding sequence ATGCCCTTTGACGGTCTTTTTTTATACAATGTATGCCACGAGTTAAACGATAATTTGCGTCAGGGACGCATTGAAAAAATTTATCAGCCCGCCCGGGAGGAGATAGTTTTAATTATTAGCAAGCCCGGGGGCAAATACCGCTTAATCATCAATGCAAACGCTCAAAACGCCCGGTTACACCTCACCGGGAAGTCCGCGCCCAATCCTACCGCCCCCCCCATGTTTTGCATGTTACTGCGCAAACACCTGGAGGGCGGTAAAATAAGCGGCTTCCTTCAGTCCGGCTTAGACCGGGTATTGAATATACAGGTGGACTGCCGCGATGAACTGGGCCGCCCGGCCGTTAAATCACTGATTTGTGAAATAATGGGCCGCCACAGCAACATCATACTGGTATCGCGACCGGACAACACTATACTGGATGGCATAAGGCGGTACGGCCACGCCGTCAGCCGCCACCGGGAAGTGTTACCCGGTCAGCCCTATATACCCCCGCCCGAGCCACAGAAGGTCAACCCGCTGATGGTTTCGGAGGAGGATTTCCGAGAAGCCGTCATGAACGGCCAACTGGAAGACAATCTGGCTGTAGCCCTGCAAAAATCTCTGGATGGGCTGAGCATTCCCACCTGCCGAGAGATCATCAAGCTGGCGGGCCTGGAGCCCAATATCCTTTTAAACTACTGCGGCGAACACGAACTGCGCACCCTCTGGCAAACCTGGCAACCTCTGGCTTCCGACGCCCGGAAACAAAAGCTGCAATCCGTGCTGGTATGCAACTGCGATGGCGAACCCGTAGATTTTTTCCCACTTCCCGTGGTTAAGAATGAGAAATTCACCTACACGAAAGCCCGGGCCAATGATACAGTTGATGCTTTTTTCTCCCATAAGATAATACGGGAAATCATAAACAAACAAAGAAGTCAGTTGCTGAGCATTATCAATAAGGAAGCCAAGCGCATACAAAAGAAACTGGCACTGCAGAGAAAAAGTGTTGCCGAAGCCGGGGAATCCGACCGGTTGCGTTTATACGGTGAGCTCCTCACAGCCAATATTTATCGCCTGGAGCGGGGCATGCAGGGTATTGAGCTGGAAAACTATCATGATCCGGAGGCTAAAACGGTAGTTATACCGCTCGATAAATCGCTTTCCGCCTCAGAGAACGTACAGTCTTACTTCAAAAAATATAACAAGGCTAATAAAACCAAAAAGGCGGCCGGACAAATGGCCCGGCTGAGCGAAGAGGAACTGCAATATTTGGATAGTGTTAAAGCAGCATTGGAAATAGCTGAAAATATGGATGACCTGAATGAAATAAGACAGGAACTGACTAAACAGGGGTACATCAAAAAAACAGCTGTGCAGCCCGGCAAAAAACGCGAAAAAGATACCCCGCAGAAGATCAAGCCGCTGCAATATGTTTCCGGTGATGGTTTTATCGTGCTGGTCGGTAAAAATAACCGCCAAAACGACACCTTAACTTTAAAAACAGCCGAGGACAGCGATATCTGGCTGCATACCAGCAAAATACCGGGCTCTCACGTCATCATTCGCACCAAAGGCCGGGAGGTACCCGAAAAAACTCTGCTGGAAGCGGCTACTCTGGCGGCTTACTTCAGCCGGGCCAGAGAATCCACCAATGTACCCGTAGATTACACACTGCGCAAACACGTAAAAAAACCCAATGGAGCCAAGCCCGGCTACGTAATTTATGAAAAGCAAAAGACTGTTTTCGTTAACCCGCAACCCAATGCCATGCAGCAAGCAGAGCGGGAATGA
- a CDS encoding CBS domain-containing protein, producing MSYYNKTVDQIMVPINDCPVVREADIVAEAIDTMRRFMHILDGTWFGFQAALVLNSRDKLVGLLTLRGLLRAFQLQQIQDHLLKSDAIGLFFPNKFNDNMQIVVRDIMRPIKTAALNRQSSVFEAVQIMVRKNVNLLPVMDKERMVGMVRPIDLFWVVGEMLD from the coding sequence TTGTCTTATTATAACAAGACGGTGGATCAGATCATGGTACCCATAAATGATTGCCCTGTAGTGCGCGAAGCTGATATTGTTGCCGAGGCTATAGATACGATGCGCCGGTTTATGCATATTTTGGACGGAACGTGGTTTGGGTTCCAGGCGGCCCTGGTGCTGAACAGCAGGGATAAATTGGTGGGGCTGCTGACTTTGCGGGGGCTATTGCGCGCTTTCCAATTGCAGCAGATTCAGGATCATTTATTGAAGAGCGATGCTATAGGTCTGTTTTTCCCCAATAAGTTTAACGATAACATGCAGATTGTGGTCAGGGATATCATGCGTCCTATCAAGACAGCTGCTTTAAATAGACAAAGCAGTGTCTTTGAAGCGGTGCAAATAATGGTGAGGAAGAACGTTAACCTGCTGCCTGTTATGGATAAAGAACGTATGGTAGGTATGGTGCGCCCCATTGATTTATTCTGGGTGGTAGGTGAAATGCTGGATTAA
- a CDS encoding DUF2680 domain-containing protein, producing the protein MKKKIGIAIATLSLAAAMAVPAFADSAADAKAWFDQRFAAKEAAVEQAVESGRITAEQGEAMKQHFDQMYELHEQNGFTCPYGTPGQGPGFGHGGRGFCGGNGMGFGAGAQQQ; encoded by the coding sequence ATGAAGAAAAAAATAGGGATCGCTATAGCGACATTATCACTGGCAGCTGCCATGGCCGTGCCCGCCTTTGCGGACAGCGCGGCCGACGCCAAGGCCTGGTTTGACCAGCGGTTTGCCGCCAAGGAAGCAGCTGTGGAACAAGCCGTGGAATCCGGTCGCATAACTGCTGAGCAGGGAGAAGCCATGAAGCAGCACTTCGACCAAATGTACGAACTCCATGAGCAAAACGGTTTTACCTGCCCGTACGGAACTCCTGGCCAGGGACCGGGCTTTGGCCACGGCGGCAGAGGCTTTTGCGGTGGAAACGGCATGGGCTTCGGCGCCGGCGCCCAGCAGCAATAA
- a CDS encoding CBS domain-containing protein, whose translation MQNKAAADIMLPIEDYVTIEENATLYEAIKALQQAMHSKGGAWHGHRSVLVLGRGGHLVGMLTMRGLLRAAGLKELDNDPQIKAESWGWYYINAMRKETKIRVKDVMRPLALFTVDYQAPVLDVALALLKHGVNSMPVLRQGKPVGIVRTMDVFTVMDDYFY comes from the coding sequence TTGCAAAATAAAGCCGCGGCTGATATCATGCTGCCTATCGAAGACTACGTGACAATTGAGGAAAATGCTACCTTGTATGAGGCGATCAAGGCGCTGCAACAGGCCATGCACAGTAAAGGAGGCGCTTGGCACGGCCATCGGAGTGTGCTGGTGCTGGGGAGGGGCGGCCATTTGGTGGGCATGCTGACCATGCGCGGATTGCTCAGGGCCGCGGGTCTTAAAGAATTGGATAATGACCCGCAAATTAAAGCGGAATCCTGGGGCTGGTATTATATTAATGCTATGCGTAAAGAAACTAAAATAAGAGTTAAGGATGTAATGCGTCCTTTGGCGTTATTTACTGTAGATTATCAGGCTCCGGTTTTGGATGTGGCCCTGGCCCTCTTAAAGCACGGGGTTAATTCGATGCCTGTGCTGAGACAAGGAAAACCGGTGGGCATTGTACGCACTATGGATGTTTTCACGGTTATGGATGATTACTTTTACTAA
- a CDS encoding anaerobic nitric oxide reductase flavorubredoxin encodes MKKEIKNNVSWVGKVDWELQKFHGDEYSTHKGSTYNSYLIQEEKTILIDTVWAPFAEEFVENLAKEIDLNEIDYIVANHGEVDHSGALPALMKHIPDKPIYCTANAIKSLSGQYHQEWDFHVVKTGDKLDIGNGKELVFVEMPMLHWPDSMATYLTKDNILFSNDAFGQHYATEKLFNDLVDQCDLANESIKYYANILTPFSQILRKKLAEVISLNLQIDMIATSHGVIWRENPMQIVEKYSQWANDYQENQITIIYDTMWNGTKILAEKIAEGIGLVDSDVMVKVFNLAKSDENDLITEVFKSKTVVIGSPTISRSILHSVAGFIHLMKELKFTNKKAAAFGCYGWSGESTKVINNLMENAGFEVIGEGFRNQWNPDGNSQNDAMEYGKKIAKV; translated from the coding sequence TTGAAAAAGGAAATAAAAAACAATGTATCTTGGGTAGGTAAAGTAGACTGGGAACTGCAGAAGTTTCATGGTGATGAGTATTCGACTCATAAAGGCTCCACATATAATTCGTACTTGATACAAGAAGAAAAGACTATTCTGATTGATACGGTCTGGGCTCCATTTGCGGAGGAATTTGTTGAGAATTTAGCTAAAGAAATCGATTTAAATGAAATTGATTATATCGTGGCAAATCACGGAGAAGTTGATCATAGCGGGGCACTACCTGCGTTGATGAAGCATATTCCTGACAAACCGATTTATTGTACCGCCAATGCCATTAAATCTTTAAGTGGACAGTATCATCAAGAATGGGATTTTCATGTAGTAAAAACCGGAGATAAACTGGATATCGGAAACGGCAAAGAGTTGGTATTTGTTGAAATGCCGATGCTGCATTGGCCGGACAGTATGGCGACGTATTTAACGAAAGATAATATCTTATTCAGTAATGATGCCTTTGGACAGCATTACGCAACCGAAAAACTATTTAATGATTTGGTAGATCAATGTGATCTAGCAAACGAATCTATAAAATACTACGCAAATATTTTAACGCCTTTTAGCCAAATATTAAGGAAAAAGCTTGCTGAAGTCATCTCCTTAAACTTACAAATTGATATGATCGCAACAAGTCATGGTGTTATCTGGAGAGAAAACCCCATGCAGATTGTTGAAAAATATTCCCAGTGGGCAAATGACTATCAAGAGAATCAAATCACCATTATTTACGATACGATGTGGAATGGCACAAAAATATTGGCCGAAAAAATAGCTGAAGGGATCGGTTTGGTAGATTCAGATGTGATGGTAAAAGTTTTCAACCTGGCCAAAAGTGATGAGAACGACCTGATTACCGAAGTCTTCAAATCAAAAACCGTTGTTATAGGTTCACCAACCATTTCAAGAAGCATTCTACACTCAGTAGCAGGATTTATTCATTTAATGAAGGAGCTAAAATTCACAAATAAAAAAGCAGCGGCATTTGGCTGTTACGGCTGGAGTGGGGAATCAACGAAAGTAATTAATAATTTAATGGAAAATGCAGGCTTTGAGGTTATTGGTGAAGGCTTTAGAAATCAGTGGAATCCTGATGGCAATTCACAAAATGACGCTATGGAATATGGCAAGAAAATAGCTAAAGTATGA
- a CDS encoding AMP-binding protein: protein MDKIWLKKSWPKDVPQKLAYRLGVKPLYEYLRANAKDIPNNIAYIYYGQEITWKELDRYSDSIANFLLSKGITKGDRVAIFMQNCPQYIIAHYAIQKIGAIVGPASPMFKKWELEYEVNDMGARAIFTTDDLYPIVADILEKTTLEQVILSNYADFAPNQPTIPFPKELIHEKINYPNTYDLKELTSLYKPEVPPLQVNIWDDIALMVYTSGSTGRPKGAMLTHGNALFKTAASYQGNRMSAHDIFLVTNPIFHIAGMVMGVNIPIYGANATILLTRYDPEAVITAIEKYNCSKWYSIVPMNVGILRYPGIEKRNLNSLNTNITTSFGIALTEEISNAWAQLTGGCLLYEASYGLSETHTCDTFMPWDKISYNNCGIPTFETDIRITDPETGNELPTGQMGEILIKSPGVFKGYWNNFESTQKTLRDGWVYTGDMGMIDEEGYLYFNGRLKEMIKCSGYSVFPEDVEVLLLKHAAIAQVAAIGIPDPNRGESVKAFIVLKEEYKCKITPEEIIQWSKEHMAAYKYPRYVEFMDNLPTSGTGKVLRRMLKEK, encoded by the coding sequence ATGGATAAAATCTGGTTAAAAAAAAGTTGGCCTAAGGACGTGCCCCAAAAGCTTGCATACAGGCTTGGCGTTAAGCCGTTATATGAATATCTGCGTGCTAATGCCAAGGACATACCGAATAACATTGCCTACATTTATTATGGCCAAGAGATTACCTGGAAAGAACTTGACCGGTATTCCGACAGCATTGCCAATTTCCTTTTATCAAAAGGTATTACCAAAGGCGATAGGGTTGCAATTTTTATGCAAAATTGTCCTCAATACATTATTGCGCATTATGCAATTCAAAAAATTGGAGCCATCGTGGGTCCCGCCAGCCCAATGTTTAAAAAATGGGAATTGGAGTATGAAGTAAACGACATGGGGGCAAGAGCAATCTTCACAACAGATGATCTATATCCTATTGTAGCTGACATTTTAGAAAAGACAACACTGGAGCAAGTGATCCTTTCCAATTATGCTGATTTTGCGCCAAATCAACCGACTATACCATTTCCCAAAGAATTAATACATGAAAAAATAAATTACCCCAACACCTATGATCTAAAGGAATTGACAAGCCTTTATAAACCTGAAGTCCCGCCTCTGCAAGTTAATATCTGGGACGATATAGCATTGATGGTTTACACTTCAGGCAGTACCGGCAGGCCCAAAGGTGCAATGCTAACTCACGGAAACGCTTTATTTAAAACTGCGGCCAGTTACCAAGGCAACAGAATGTCTGCTCATGACATATTTCTTGTCACAAACCCAATTTTCCATATTGCGGGGATGGTTATGGGGGTTAATATTCCCATATACGGTGCTAACGCCACCATACTTCTAACAAGGTATGATCCAGAGGCGGTTATTACAGCAATAGAAAAATATAACTGCAGCAAGTGGTATAGTATTGTGCCAATGAACGTTGGTATTTTACGCTATCCCGGTATTGAAAAAAGAAATCTGAACTCTCTGAACACTAATATCACTACCAGTTTCGGTATTGCCTTAACTGAAGAAATAAGCAATGCCTGGGCGCAGTTAACCGGCGGATGCTTACTTTATGAAGCTTCCTACGGACTCAGTGAAACTCATACCTGTGACACCTTTATGCCCTGGGACAAAATAAGCTACAACAATTGCGGAATTCCCACTTTTGAAACTGATATAAGGATAACTGATCCTGAAACCGGCAATGAACTTCCAACCGGCCAAATGGGTGAAATACTTATTAAAAGCCCCGGGGTATTTAAAGGTTATTGGAATAACTTTGAGAGTACACAAAAAACATTACGTGACGGTTGGGTGTATACAGGTGATATGGGTATGATTGACGAGGAAGGTTATCTTTATTTTAACGGCAGACTTAAAGAAATGATCAAGTGTTCAGGCTACAGCGTTTTTCCTGAGGATGTTGAAGTATTATTGCTTAAACATGCGGCGATTGCACAAGTAGCGGCAATTGGGATTCCTGACCCAAACCGCGGTGAAAGTGTTAAAGCATTTATAGTACTCAAAGAGGAATATAAATGTAAAATAACCCCGGAAGAAATTATCCAGTGGTCCAAGGAACATATGGCTGCCTATAAATACCCTCGATATGTTGAGTTTATGGATAATTTGCCTACATCCGGCACAGGCAAAGTGCTGCGCCGAATGTTAAAGGAAAAATAA